The genomic segment CAGGGCATGTAGGGGCGCAGGCTGCTGGGTGGCAGGGCATGTAGGGGCGCAGGCTGCTGGGTGGCAGGGCATGTAGGGGCGCAGGCTGCTGGGTGGCAGGGCATGTAGGGGCGCAGGCTGCTGGGTGGCAGGGCATGTAGGGGCGCAGGCTGCTGGGTGGCAGGGCATGTAGGGGCGCAGGCTGCTGGGTGGCAGGGCATGTAGGGGCGCAGGCTGCTGGGTGGCAGAGCATGTAGGGGCGCAGGCTGCTGGGTGGCAGCAGGATACATTAGTACAGTGTATGAGACACTGCAGCATTTATTATGGGGCAGGGATCTAAAGGCACCTGGCTTTGTGCAGGTTATACATATGATTAGTTTATTGGGGGGGGGATTCCTTTTCCATAATATAGTGCCAGTGAGAGGGGCACGGGCCTGGGGTGCACAGGAGGCTCAGACGGCACTAATACTGACACAGGTCATTTGAGGACAGAGCGACCTGCTGCCGGAGCCCCAGACATTACGGGTTGGAAATCCCTCCTGATACCGCTCAGGTCACGTCTGTTTATTCCTAACCTGGCACCTTGCCTGCAGTCCCAGAATGCCTTTTATGTGAAATTAAGGAATAACGAGATGTTTGTCTTCAGCGCTGGAGtcacctcccccccctcccacctGTCATAAAACGCACTTCCACCCACATAAACAGCACCATTTGTCTACTTTCTGCTCTGTAATCAAAATAGAATCATTATAAAGGACTTGGTAGTGTCATTTGCACAAATGTTGTGCTTAGAGACAGGAGGGCTTGTTCACTAACTCTACATATATTGTAGCGCACTAACCAATCACTGCTTCTAGAAGTGATCTAAGCtaactgtttggttgctatggtcacaGCTAAATGAAGGGTTGATTTATTGGTATCATGGTGTAGTGCTGCAGAGGAAGGGGGAGGAGCAGCCCTATGCCCATCTTTGcctatttacattattttaattaagtgggagctgccatgttgctttggGTTTCCCATGTAGACCTAAAAGATTCCATATTAATGCAAGTCAAACTAATGGCAATTCTCTTATTCATCTAAGCTAAATAGCTATGTCAAGTGGGAACTCCCTACTAATAGTACTTGCAGTTGGTCATTAGTAGTACTAGTATCAGTTGGCTGTAACAAAATAACCTGTGCAATAGACTAAGCCCTAACTCCTTACAGTTGTCATAAGGGAAAGGGATTCTAGGATCAGAGGTCCCCAAATGGTGTGACTGCCCCCTGTAGGTGGTGGGGGTTATAGCCTGGGAAAATACTGAATGAAATTGTCAGccagtgtatgtgtatatataataactgATATTTAGCTTTTATGTTGAAGGCCTAACACCCTCTCCTTCTCCACAGGTGGACTTCATGGATATTTGCGAGTCCATCCTTGAAAGGAAGAGACACGACAGCGAGAGGTCCACGTGCAGCACTTTAGAGCAGAATGATTTTGAAGCCGTGGAAGCGCTGGTGTGCATGAGTTCTTGGGGGCAGCGGTCACATAAAGGAGAAGTGCTCAAGATGAGACCTTTAACTCCTGCCTCCGACTCGTCCGACTTCATCATGCATTGCGACTCCGCACAGCAGCTGCCCAAGGATTATCATTCCATCTCTATGCTGGTAAGTGGCCATATATGCCCATCacccagagagaacccacacagacatggggagaacaaaaCGCCACACCAATAGTGCCTTGGGCAGAATCAGTCCTAAGGCTTCAGCACTGCAAGCCACCAATGCttacctttttctctttttcaaaCTACTTACTGATTGCTGGGGTCAGGGACCTTAGCAACAGGAGAGCATGGTAATGTTAGTTTAAAGAGTCAGAGTAGAAGGAATAggaaaccatgaagcaaagagcAAATAGGGTTACAGTGATTGCTACTGGAAAGTTAATCTTTGAGTGAACTTGCCTTTTAATGAGCTATTTTCATACAGCCAGACATCCAAGGCTATAAAGCTATAGTATTTCATGTGGGTGTGTAGGAAGCATTATGCACGCTGGGCTGGCAGCATTATCTTGTTTTTGTAACTGGGCTGTTTACTTCCTCTCTGTGCTGTAATAATTCCTTTCGTTCCAGGTAGAGCCTCCCCAGAGCCTGGCATTATAGTGCCATTATATCAGGGCTCACCAACCCCACAGGCGTCTTACCTGTTACTGAGCCCCTGGCAGGCTATTCCAGGGATGTCTCCCCTGTGgctctgggagctgtagtttagcaacagagGTAGATTCAGTGATAAACAAGTTTATttagtagccttgataggcccctgtctttattttttctaacCTCACTAACCATGCTTCACTCCAACGGGCCCCTATAATGCTAAGTGCCCAAGTCAAACACTCTTTCTGCCCAAACTTATTGCAGACTCTGCTTAAATGGATAAATACATTACCTTACCATTTAATAATCACAGGGTTcaatgggtcttcattttttatttttttttgtggtttctaaatcatttagctttttttttttttcatcagctctccagtttggaatttcagcagctacctgctTGCTAGGattcaatttaccttagcaaccaggaagtggcttGAGTAAGAGACTAGATTATGAATAGTAgggggcctaaacagaaagataagtaactaACTGTAGcaaatataatattattgtagccttgcagagcaatactaTTTTGGCTACTgggtcagtgtcccccatttgAGACCTCGAAACAGGCAGaaggaaaaggcaaataaatgagaaactataaaaaatgaagaccaattaaaaagttgctaatagGCCATTCAGTAACATACATGATGCGCAGGTCCTTTTGTATTATTTAGGAGAATgtgtctgttttttgcactttgtaaagGACCCTCAATATTCCCTGTGTGATATCCATATTAGAACCAAGCTAAAAAGCTTTTATCTGATGATTAAAATGTATGATATTTAGTCTTTCACCCCATTGTATGCACACACAAAGCCGTTATATTTTCTACCCAGTCTAGCAGCTCTGTAAAGCTGCCTtgatccgacccccccccccccttcccttaccACCTAAATTCTGTCACTTGGCTGTTGCCAGCATTACAGATTGTGGTCTGCCTCCAGTGAAGCTCGCTAGCTCTTGTACTCTGCTGGGTAACCCACCTCCCTCTTATTGTGTGGGTGGTGCTGTACTAGAACAAATGTACATGTACATATGCTTCTTTGCATTTACATGGGATACAAATATGTCTAGTACAGTTATATGTATTAGAAATTCTGCATACAATCATACATGTATATGCCAgtgtaatgaaatatatttatcatgttttttctctttttgcagTGTATGACTCCACCCCGCAGCCCTGAGTTTGCAGAACCCTGCACTACGCTCCCAGCTGCCTCCCAAGTGACATATTCTAAGCCAGTAACAGTTATGTCAAGCAGTTCTGCCTGTTCAGTTAGTTCTTCAGTTGTGTACAAGCCACTGGTTTCAAGCATCCCCAGGGCACCTTCTCCGGCAGTGGAAGTATGTAAGCCATGCAGGGCAATGGCCACCAGCGTGATACGCCACACAGCCGACAGCTCTCCTTTCCGTCGCATACCCGAGCCACCAGCACAAGCAAAAGCACCAGCACCTAAATGCACTGCCGAAAAGAAACACAAACCTGATCATTCCAAACCCCCTGAAGAAGCACCAGCCCCACAGAACCCTTCCCACACACTGCATCGGCCTCAGCCCAAACACCCCTGTACGGGCAATACAGAAGCAGGCAACCAGCAGCCAGTGGCATTTGAAAATGATCAGCCTAAGGAGGCCAACCAGTTGCTTCCCATTTCTGTTCCTGTGTCCAGCTCGCCGCTGCTCTGTCAGATGATTCCAGTTACTGGGCAGGCAGGCGTTATTTCTGCTTTTATTAAGCCTCCTTCCCAGCCGATTTCTAATACAGTAAAGCCTATTCTCCCCCAGTCTTCCCCCGTCTCCCAGCCAGTGCTCATGGGAGCTCCAGTGTCTCAGGGTGCTTTAATGCTTGTGCTTCCTCAGGCTCCCATCCCCCAGTCCCCCCAACAGTGTCCTCAGACTCTCGTGGCTGTAGGTAACACTAAGCTCCTCCCTCTCGCTCCAGCCCCTGTTTTTATTGCTTCCGGACAGAGCAGCCCCCCACAAATGGACTTCTCTAGAAGGCGCAACTACGTCTGCAACTTCTCTGGGTGCAGGAAGACCTACTTTAAAAGTTCCCACCTAAAGGCGCACCTTCGTACACATACAGGTGAGTCTGTTGCCTCCATAATGGAGTAAATGGGGTAGTCATACTCCAAACTGACATTTAAATTGATCCATGCTTTTTACAGTCACTTGGGCTTATTTATGATCACCAAACAAAGTAACTCCAAtacattaacccatagcaaagTTAATTGCTCACTGGTTCCTACAGGCTACTGCATTGATGCAAATCAACCCTGGCAAGCAACCATAGTCTAAGCAACCACATAGGGGTTTAAATTCTCAGAAAAACATCCCAGTAGCATCTCAGTAGATTGTAATAAGGTAATGTAATAATAGGATTCAACAGGAGACATTTACTGGTCGGCGCTTTAATTATGGAGCACAACAGCCACAGAGTTTGAAGTCCTGATATGGTTTGTTGTTATGGAGCTGAGCCTTTTCCAGGAGGTAGTCATGTCTTGTCCCAGGACCACCAGGCCTTCACTGACAGCAGAATTGGCACGGCATGATATGTATCGAAGGAAATCTTTCAGTGGGTAAAGTTTGTTACAAGGGCAAAGTTTGCACTTACCGAGCAACAAGCCACAGCAACCAACCAGAAGTATTTACAGGTCTATGGCAGTTAGAATAATAAAGGAAACCTTTGTCAGTTTCTAAAGGTTACTGGACCTGGGTGGTACTACTTAACCATTAAATCAAGGCAGTCTTGTCTAAGGTTCATTTATACAAAATCCGAGGGAAAGTGTAGCAAGTTCTAGGTTATTGCTATATTTAAACGCCTGTGTGATTTTTGTAATTTACCAAATTGTATTTTGCAGGGGAAAAGCCATTCAGCTGTAACTGGGAAGGATGCGATAAGAAATTTGCTCGCTCTGATGAACTTTCCAGGCACcgaagaactcacacaggggaaaaGAAATTTGCCTGCCCCGTGTGTGACCGCAGATTCATGCGCAGTGATCACCTTACGAAGCACGCCCGGCGACACATGACCACAAAAAAAGTGCCCGCTTGGCAAGCGGAAGTTGGGAAACTGAACAGAATCTCTGGGACAGACAAAGTACAAAGTTCCGGCCCATCACTTGGCATGGTGGTGTCTATGCCCGCACCGATCTAAAACTTTGTGCCAAATGTAATATTGGACTCTCGGAAACTCCAAAGACTTCAACTGTGCCCACCGCATTCGCCAGTGATGCCCTGGGGCCCATCCAGTGTAACTCTGTGTGACA from the Xenopus tropicalis strain Nigerian chromosome 5, UCB_Xtro_10.0, whole genome shotgun sequence genome contains:
- the klf11 gene encoding Krueppel-like factor 11 isoform X1; this encodes MQHDEVDFMDICESILERKRHDSERSTCSTLEQNDFEAVEALVCMSSWGQRSHKGEVLKMRPLTPASDSSDFIMHCDSAQQLPKDYHSISMLCMTPPRSPEFAEPCTTLPAASQVTYSKPVTVMSSSSACSVSSSVVYKPLVSSIPRAPSPAVEVCKPCRAMATSVIRHTADSSPFRRIPEPPAQAKAPAPKCTAEKKHKPDHSKPPEEAPAPQNPSHTLHRPQPKHPCTGNTEAGNQQPVAFENDQPKEANQLLPISVPVSSSPLLCQMIPVTGQAGVISAFIKPPSQPISNTVKPILPQSSPVSQPVLMGAPVSQGALMLVLPQAPIPQSPQQCPQTLVAVGNTKLLPLAPAPVFIASGQSSPPQMDFSRRRNYVCNFSGCRKTYFKSSHLKAHLRTHTGEKPFSCNWEGCDKKFARSDELSRHRRTHTGEKKFACPVCDRRFMRSDHLTKHARRHMTTKKVPAWQAEVGKLNRISGTDKVQSSGPSLGMVVSMPAPI
- the klf11 gene encoding Krueppel-like factor 11 produces the protein MQDSVDFMDICESILERKRHDSERSTCSTLEQNDFEAVEALVCMSSWGQRSHKGEVLKMRPLTPASDSSDFIMHCDSAQQLPKDYHSISMLCMTPPRSPEFAEPCTTLPAASQVTYSKPVTVMSSSSACSVSSSVVYKPLVSSIPRAPSPAVEVCKPCRAMATSVIRHTADSSPFRRIPEPPAQAKAPAPKCTAEKKHKPDHSKPPEEAPAPQNPSHTLHRPQPKHPCTGNTEAGNQQPVAFENDQPKEANQLLPISVPVSSSPLLCQMIPVTGQAGVISAFIKPPSQPISNTVKPILPQSSPVSQPVLMGAPVSQGALMLVLPQAPIPQSPQQCPQTLVAVGNTKLLPLAPAPVFIASGQSSPPQMDFSRRRNYVCNFSGCRKTYFKSSHLKAHLRTHTGEKPFSCNWEGCDKKFARSDELSRHRRTHTGEKKFACPVCDRRFMRSDHLTKHARRHMTTKKVPAWQAEVGKLNRISGTDKVQSSGPSLGMVVSMPAPI
- the klf11 gene encoding Krueppel-like factor 11 isoform X2, which translates into the protein MDICESILERKRHDSERSTCSTLEQNDFEAVEALVCMSSWGQRSHKGEVLKMRPLTPASDSSDFIMHCDSAQQLPKDYHSISMLCMTPPRSPEFAEPCTTLPAASQVTYSKPVTVMSSSSACSVSSSVVYKPLVSSIPRAPSPAVEVCKPCRAMATSVIRHTADSSPFRRIPEPPAQAKAPAPKCTAEKKHKPDHSKPPEEAPAPQNPSHTLHRPQPKHPCTGNTEAGNQQPVAFENDQPKEANQLLPISVPVSSSPLLCQMIPVTGQAGVISAFIKPPSQPISNTVKPILPQSSPVSQPVLMGAPVSQGALMLVLPQAPIPQSPQQCPQTLVAVGNTKLLPLAPAPVFIASGQSSPPQMDFSRRRNYVCNFSGCRKTYFKSSHLKAHLRTHTGEKPFSCNWEGCDKKFARSDELSRHRRTHTGEKKFACPVCDRRFMRSDHLTKHARRHMTTKKVPAWQAEVGKLNRISGTDKVQSSGPSLGMVVSMPAPI